CACATGCTAATTAATCTCatgtatcatcatcatacccaatgtatCTCGTCAATAGAAAAcgatggacagggtctgggaaGGGAAGAACAGAGGTGACTTATACTCATAAaagagagcgcgaccaaagagTGTCTCGACTTGAGATAGAATAGGATAAGATTCTGCAACTGATGGAATCGAGTGCGGTTGAAGCGAACTCCGCCAAGTCTGCATCTTATCACACACAAGTGTGACTCTTAGACATAAGATACATATAAATAGAATGCATATGATATAAtagaataaagtaaaaaaaattaaaaatgaaaaataaaacaataataataatagtaatagcaaCGAATTAAAGCTAGAGAACAAGAACACTGACAAGTAAGCGAAGGGAGAATcaatagtctaaaacatggataaggTGCTCACCTACCCAtatccctggtcaggtcctcagagaggtttaattcatgcaagtcaacttttatttgctcattcTAAGTTCTCCTGGGTTTTCCTCGACTCCTTTTATCCTCTACTATGATGCTCTCTatcctcctcacaggggcgtcgaagtctttctctacacatgtccagaccacctcaatctattttcacaCATTTTTTGCAGAAATAAGAGCAACCCTTGGTTTgtctctaaactcttggtttctaattcgatccatcaatgtatGCCCGCACATGCACCTCAACGTACGCATTTTTGTAACTTCTATcatatgttcaaaaatcttctttacgggccaacattctGTCCTATATAGCAAAGCAGATCTGATTGCCACCctgtaaaatttaccttttaacttATTGGGGAACTTCCTATCATATAACAGTATGATtgttgctcgccacttgaggCGTAGTTCAAAAATTACAACATATACATTTCACTGAAGATTAGAGTCTTACATAGAAttgctacatttttttttatgagtcccccaaattttgttatatttttattttgaaaataacccCACACcactattttaaatattttgttaattgataaaGTAATAAATGTAGTTGCGTTGTTGCTGATTCCATATATGGGCTGAGAAGTGAGAAGTATATATTAGCCTCCACATCCTCCACAACCACCGCCACAGCCAGCACCGCCACCATCACGACGACTTTCTGGATTCTGACCATCATCACCACACTGAAAAAGAAGCATAGATATAATTGAAATTGACATTACAATCAAACACAACACCTCTAACACACCATTAAAGCTTGGAAGCAACTGATCTACAATTATCTTCTCACCATGGACACAAGAACTTATAAGCCTCCTCATCATCtagtatttttttgtttttctgtttACTCAGAAGACATTTTTGGCTATATCCGGGCAAGATAATAGCAACAACTGAGGGGTATTTTTATGTAGGATATACTAGTATATGGTATATGTATTCTAACATTCAATTTATAGTTGTGATGTACTGTGGAACAACTCTTCTTCAGTAATTTCCATGTATATTCCACgtatttgaatatatatatatatatatatatatatatatatatatatatatatatatatatatatatatatatatatatatatatatatatatatatatatatatatatatcctcaATTCCACTATGGATCAAACGTTCATTCGCTTGACTTTTCTATTAAGAAGAGAATCTTCAAGGAAACTGTCCttgatcaaatttaaaattaagtaaGAATTTGGTTTAATGACTTTTCAAATTCCAACTAAGCAAAAAGTCAAGTCaaaatgacttttttttgattttcttgtaGACCCTTTGAGTAGTTTATTGGTTGTGAAAACCAAAGGGAATAATGATTTTGGGTTGTACCAACTCTGAAACCAAgtggattttattttttgtctcaTGTTATTCCactatatttactttataatataccTAGACGGTAAAACATATACTTTAACTTAAACTTGTCTAGATAACGACTAAAACAAAGTTCTACTCGCCTACCTACTAAGAAAATTATGGGTTAGGCTAGACATAAAGATGGCCGGTgcaaattaatttttgataacTTTTCTTTTAGATTATAAGGTGACGACCAATAGAGAAAGGtttaagtaattattaaaaCTATGATTTTTCTAGAAAAATAGTACGTGTTCTCTAACTGAGAATCTGAGAATTGAAGCTAGGTGAGAATGGAAACTATTTacttaatcataaattaattttcCGTTGTCCCTTTCTCATTTTTTATATCTATAACGATTGAATTCTCATTATTCTATGTGTAAATAATTATGGTGAGTAGAGTAAAATATTTCATACTTATATTCAGTCACTATCCATCAAAACAACACTCACAATTGGCGCCTAAATAACAAAATGTGACTTATCTTTTATACTAATATAGATTGtgttttaattagtaattaataaATGGCAAATGTTATATGTAGCCCTAAGGGCTATATATAACCATTAATGCTAATAAGATTCTTTTATATTCCCCATATAAATcatgagtaatttttttttttaatataagagcaatttattactttaattttgtaGTGAACTTGTCaaagattaattattttacaaggCTAATTTAATGAGTAATTTGTTGATCTATTAATAAACTTGTCAAAAATTCCATTGAAATTAGTCCATGTACATTTATTATAGgaatttgctaatttttatagATAGCCCTTAGGGCTATGTATAACAAAGTCCTTAATAAATTTAACATTGCTTTTCAAGTCGTTGGGGTTTAAGCGTAGGTCACAAGTTAAGAGGCGATTATCATAGACTAAAGTAAATGAATATTTAATGGTTTCAAGTTTCAAACAAAATACAAACGCAACTCCGACGCTTCTCAAAGGCCAAAATTAaacccttcaagtctcaacttcAGGTACGTCTATGAATATCATCCATTAATtcttcttttcatttaaatatttccATGTGAGACCAAATAAGTAGATTAATTAGGGGTTGTGGCAGAAGCTAACACCCCTAACTCTAACTCTAACTTTAACTCCGCCTGTGCTTTGAGTAAAGGCCCAATTTAAAAAGTAATGTACATAATAacaatttcttcttttattcaTGAATcccactaattaaattataacaaattttaaagTTGGATTAATTGTATCACCTAAAACGAtatattaaatttgaaatttattatcaacTCACTGGCCTATGGAaactatttttaatgttttatattttattttttattatatttcttaatttaCTCTTTATAACATCATTATTCTTTAATTAAACATCTTGAAAAATATTCAGCTTAACCTTTTTCTTCTCATTACTATGATGTATTGTAAGCATTAACAGCATGAAATGCACCTTTTCAAGTAAAAATGATATGTCATAAAAgatttaattaaacaaactaATAACGGAATATTCTGAAGAGTGAGTTCTAAATCCAAATCTATAAAAGatcaaacaaaatatgaatttttttttttttttttttgaataagtaATCCACTgagtttattcaaaaaaaataatttattcaattttgatattgatattgataCAATTATTGCTACATATGGGTATATGGGTAATTCTACTGACTTATATTTCAATCACTATTAAATGTTATCCACTGaatgaaatataaatttattaaacttTGATGTTAAATTGGAGATTTTTGACATTTgcttcaaaattattttcagtttgagttaaaaatataaagttttaaaaagttatcgataattttttatttttaaaatatatattttacattttgatcattttttattactaatgaAAAACCACTATATGTGGCTCaagttatataattaaaataataaatacttgAAACCGTAAGAATATAACGGTTTGCTGTAaacaaagttgttagaattgaaattctaCCTATTGTTGAAGGGATAGGATTGTAATAATCGGATTGTAGAATTGTGTaattctataaatatatatatgcattaatgtgctttCAAAAttgattatcaattttttttttttaagttttaaggtgtaaataaaaacttatttataCATAAGTGAAATTTGGATTATATGAAAAtgttaagttttgaaaaaaaatacttttaataattatttttaaatttcaaaaaaaacttgaattttatacaggtattgatataattattttaaatatatatatttatacataagtgaaatctgaattatataaaaattttataggaTTGAATTATCGATTGGATCATttaatcgtagaatcgtgttttGATCCTACCACCTAAATTCTTGAACTAAGTAGGATCGCACGATCCAACAAACTTTAAGATTCCACTACAATCTGAATTGGTCGTGTATTTTAAAttgtaggatcgtagaatcaAATATCAAAACCGCTATTCTAATAACCATCACTGCAAAAGCCAATTACTGTAAAATAATCTACATTGTCGttgtatatttaaattatacatataaATTTTGGTATCTGTAGCAACATTTTtgcatttaaattatttctgaaCACTTTAGGTTGAAGCGTGGATAAATTTCGAGCCTAAGTTCATTAACAACACGTATTAGACCTAGGtttttttagatcaattcaGGCTTTGCAATATCAGAATGTAGCCTACAATGTACCACTATTACTAAGGGTTGTGAATAATGCATTTGATAATTTAAGTCCTTAATGTTTAAGATTTGTGTTCATAacattacaagcatgcatgaTTGAGGTCATGAAAAGCCAAGGAGGTATTGACTATCATATACCACATATGAACAAAACCAAAGCAGCTAGGGAAGGGACTTTACTTGACTATTTAAGTGTGGACAAAAAGTTAGTTGTTGAATCTCTTCAATATTTATTCACAAAAATCAGTTCAAAGACAATGAATCAATTGGTGAAAATAATAGGGTATCAAGGGGGTATTGAAGAAGGTCAAGTTAATGTCACTGACAATATAACCACCACAGCAAGCCAAATGAATAAACAATAGATCCAACAACAAGAATGAGCCACAACAGCAAGTACAACAGTAGATAAGAAGTTTTTCGGGAGCAACAATGATGAACAATACAACAACAAACAACCACAATGAACATCATTTTGGGAAGAACAGGAGCTGATCAAGCATAAAAGCAACAACGAACACCAACACAACAACTTTCAACATGAACAGCAAGCAACACAGAAAAACAACAACACAGAGAAGGAAACCACTTACCATGTGAACACAACAAATCATGCATTTTTTCGGAAAATTTTTGAGATCTTGAAAATGAGATGTTTCAGATATAAATAACAAGTATaaaaattttgatgttgtttaaaatgaaacatttatACTCATGCTTACAAGAATGAAAAAAGTGgttgtttttttacaaaacccTAAgaaatttgtcatttttttgtGAAATCATTGAGCAAAAAACAAACATATAAGTGCTTGAAGTCttggaaaacaatccaaacccccttttttattcgttttttagTGGCAAGAAAATGCTCTCACTTAAAGATCATTGAGCATGTGAAAATCATGCATcgaaaaaaccctaaaacaaaaaatcatcaCCAGTCAAAATGCAACCACAAGAATAGAAACATACTTGAAAATGAACCAAGTTTGTCAAGCCAATCTTCATCCTCACAACCAGTGTTAGAAATAAAAGCATCAATAgaagaatattcacgatcaGGCCACAAATCAACCTCAAGAATGTAAATGGGTTCACCCTCAGAGTCTAGTTCTCTGCCCCACTTTGGATCTGTTTCAACTGAAGAGCATTATCATCATAGGAGTCAAAAAACTCATCGTCattaaatttagggtttgcTAGAGGTGATTTGGGAATTTTGAGAGGGGAAACATTAGGCAAGTTAGGGTTCTTGAGAGGGGGGTACTAGGCGATTTAGGGTTCCTGAGAAGTGAGGTAATGGGAGATTTAGGGTTTTCCATGAAGATAGAGCAaggtaaaacaaaaaaaatgcaacaaagagaagaaggagaagaaacaGAAACCAGAAAAACACGAAGAAGAAAATCAGAGACCCAGATCTAGGGTCTTAAGAAGGAGTTAACAATGGAGGAAACAATGGAGAGAGAAGAACATGAAGAATATAATGGAAGGGGATGGGCTGGGGTGGgtagggttagggtttaaatTGGAGGGAAGGATTAAGTAGTGTTTAGATTAGGTtggtttaattgattatttaggATAAAAGAGAGTAAATTAGTTGAATTTAATGAGGGCTTAAATGTAAATATGTTAAGTCAAGTAAGGGCATAAGGGTAAAAAttacataccaaaaatagaaatgggacatttagggtgacttgaacctaaatgaaaatgggacacaaaagctgaataggaggaagtatttaATAAAGTATGTGTTACTAAATACTTCTAcatatttagagtatataacatatgtcGATGCTTTaaccattaatttaatttttggtttAATTAACTGAGAACCAAAAAGCATAATCCCTTTATTCACTACTATTGTCTCATTAATTGGTTTTAGCACGTTTGACAATAACTATTtcaatcataaatatttctaatattccttgagtaaaaattataatatgttgatattaataaaatttatattaaaatgaattaaacaaaatgtCAGCCGATTGtattttaatcaataaattaagaataaaacacaaattaaaattgatatataaatagtattaaaaaaacaaataagacaaaaagtGACCGATTGCATTGAATCCTTGATCCTTCCATGATAAATACCGCCTTCCGCCTTCCATTTTTCTCAACCACACTCACACAAGtcacaaaaaacattaaaaaattacaaccaaaagAAATGGGTTACTTTCTCCTGAAAGCCACCACCATAACCAGTATTCTCATACTCTTACTCCATGTTTTCCTACTTTCTTCCGCATTAGGTCAAGATGATGAATATTCCAGTCTCGTCTACCTTAGAGACGAGAATGGTGAACTCATGCTCAACGGTGGCACTTACTACCTGATTCGACGCATAAACCGTAAAGACGCAGGTGGTCTAACAGTAGTACCAAACACAAACACCCAAGGGTCATCCTGCCCTCTTTACATAACCCAAGAAAAAGACACAAATTCAAATGGTATTCCTGTTAAAATTTCTTCGCATATGAGCACAAAGTACCTTCCATATGGTACCACTGAATTTACTTTCGTTGGTTTGAACACAGAGTGCAATGAGCCACTAGTATGGCGGGTGCACAGTGATAGCGCAACCGGACATAACTATGTGGCGGTGGGTACTCCTGATTGGAGCAGATCAGCAAGTGCTTTTTTCATACTAACACCGTTTAATTATGTGGAGGCATACCAATATGAGATCAACTTTTGTGATCATGGATCAGTTTGTGGTCGTGCCAATTTACAAGGCGAGAACGCATATTTGTCTATAAATAATGGATTAAATGTTGTTTTTCGTTTCAGAAAGGTGGCCAATAATAATGAAACCCCAATGTTAAACACTgtgatttaattatatatatatgagttgtAATACCCACTAAGTAATAATTAAGTACTACTATCACTATGTGCCTATGTGGTGTTTGGAAATAACCGAGCCGCCCAGTGTTGGTTTGGAttctattataattatataataacttattaattaattaatttctccATTGTCTTATATAATACTCCATGgctttaaaaacatttttaagtTGAAGTAAGTTTGTTTAacctatgaaattttttttaagtttttcacTAAGAATTTATGTTCCTAAACAAGCTTGAAACTGAAAATAATAGCTTTTGATTATTTAAGTGCatagaaaatagaaaatacAGATCCAATTAACTAGATTAATCCCTAAGTTTGAAAGTttaaaaaatgatataaatatttACGAGCAGTTTAATTGTAAGAATagtaacaaaaattttaaattgtgtgaattatattataaaagaaaaaaagatgtgtagatgtaaatttaaaaagtgATGAACCATTTAAGTGGGACAAATGACAAAGATGTAAATTGTAGAAAATTCAACGGAATGgtagaatatttttatttttataattatgaatatttaaaaaaaaaacattatgttaattttttttaattaaaatttaaaagttagatCACCTTATAAAAATTCGTCAAATAAGATTTTAAGTCTTAGTTGTGAAATGTTCACCAAAATTCTAAACTATGATGAATAATgttgtaaaatttttttctaattcaaaAGTAAACATGGTATCAAAGCAAATTAGGTTAAATTGTATTGTACACAAATTGAGTAGAtcaaattatttgataaaattaaaatttataatagaaaaaattaatattattataacttttcaCTCATCTACTATAGAAAATCTCATGTTTgcattaatttataataattcaattttttttccttggTTAGCTAACAAcataattttttagtttataataatttatttttgttcttaGTTAACTATTATTAGTATGCTGATAGCAAAGTAACAACAAAGattagtttaataaaaataatttaaaaataaatttttattcacaagaataaataaaaaattgaatttttaatatatcAATTTACCTTTTATAATATCTAAGTCGtagaataaaacaaaacaaaaagataCTCGTGTCAAGTATTGTAGTACAACAATGTTTAATATTGTATTTCATATAATCCATATGTTCATCAAGAAACCCGTGAGGTATAGTActactattaatattatattgttaTCTCATAATTGTGGACCCAAGGATTTATAGGCCATTCGTACTTTTATCGCATATCTTTCTTTTAAAAACTAGCCATGCGGAGAATTTTCATTTACACCTTTCTTCttagtataatttttatttttggacaatgatttataatttttttaatctcatttatatattttagtttttttttaattttattcacacaatttattctctctcttcatttattaccacaCTCTTAAGTATACACTAATTCATCTTTAATACAATTCAAAGAGAACGTCCTTTTTATCTAAAAGTGTACCTTCAATAATTTTTTGAGATTTATTCTCAATTTTTTCTACCTTTGAATATTTCTTATAGTATAATTCAATCTGAGATATTTAAAATTGGCATGTTGACATCCTTGtttatgtaaaaatattttgataacattttttaaaattcttgaTCATGTTGTGCTGACTTGAACCTAACACAATCGAACCTAAAGTAGCTAATCTAATCTAAAAAAGACATTTTATGAAAAGTTAAATTAGACATTTTATTTTAGACATTTGATCATGTTGTGTTGACTCAAAAATGGTTCGAACCAAAACCTATTAGCCCAATCTTTATGAAAAGTTAAAttagacattttattttatagaaattgtcaataataattcaacatttgctAAATCACTGAAAATAAACTCACCTATAATATATTCTTGATGAAATACACCTACCTATTAAGTTTGAAGAGCTAATTAGTTAAAAATAAGTGGGTtcattttcaataataatacccAATAAAGTTTATGTATCATCAGCGGATTaagaaaatgttaaaattattatGGACAATTTTatcttgattttaaaatgtgacAATATTTTGTTTACCTTAAATTTCTAAATTAAACTTTGTTTTACTAAAAatgcatttatattttaaactacatattttttgTGAACTAGGTGGTGTATGTTTAATGATAATTTTTGctaagttatattattataaaagttactccctccgtttctaaAAAAACCTCTCATTTTCTAGTTTtgaatgttttatttgttgttcttaaGGAATCTTATCATTtacatcacaaattttggacaaaaataatcttactcatcttcattttaatattttaataatacagATGATCCCCACATAgctttcactaactttattttaattattttttatggtcTCCATATGTTTcctactaactttataaaaatatttttttattagttataactctcatattttttccactaattttcttttaatatttttttaatatttatggtctccactaaatttattattcaaaaaaataaaatatctactatttaaaagattctattatttttaattctcgtAAACATTTCTGATGGGAACTTTATTAAGAAACGGAGAGATAATTTTATTTAGGTGAGCACCCAAAAAATCTGAAGTTGTTTACCATTCTTTATATAGTAAGGCTTATTATTTAGGTTCCAAAGCTGAAAGCACCAAGACCAAACCACAAAAATGGCTCCTCTTTTCTTCCAACTATCAACCATTACCCtattctttttccttctttccAACACTATAGCCATCGACGATTCTCTCGTCCTTGACGTCGATGGCAATCCACTCGTAGCAGGATCACCCTACTACGTCCGAACCATGATATCAAAACTGGGTATGTCAGGTGGACTAGTGGTGGAATCCAAACCAAACCAACCCGAATGCCCTCAATATGCAGGATACTTAAGCGTAGGTTGGTACCAAGAATCACCTATTATGTTCTACCCTACTAACCCTTCCCACAAATACGTCCACGCTAATTCGAACTTCATCATCGTGTTCAATTCCACCTCTAGTGTTTGCCCACAAGGATCATGGAAAATCGAACCCGACGTTGACTCCGACAAAATGTTTATCTCTACCGGAGGCGATATTGGAAACCCAACAAGCGATAGTTTGTTTACTTTTGAAACAGTTAAACTTGGATACGCTCCAGACCTTTATATACTTAAACATTGTCCAAGCAATGAGATTGGTTGTAAGGTGATTGAGAGTATTGATTTTACGGATGACTACTATTTAGGGTGGTTAGGACTTGTACCTTCTTATGAACATACTTTTATTGGTTTCGCCTATAGTTTTCACAAAGCTTAAGTTTATCGCAACTTGTGCGTACGTGGATTTCAATAAAAAGATTCGTTTGAATTAATATGAAATTAACTATACTATCTTCGTATCAAAGATTCCTTCTTTTGAATGAAATCAcaatttttacaaattaaataaaatcatcaaatatattttttaatagagCTAATATAACATCTATTTCAAACTCAATGTAGCTCATATTTTACTCTCTTTGTAGAGGTGTGCAATAAGGAATACCACTTAAATTATGAATTAATATCTTTTAAAGGTTTATTAAGTAAttagttaaaaaatttattcaatttCATTCGATCAATATCAaagatattttaaaattgtatttgAGTAAGGTTCAAAATAGATCAATTTATATAGCTAGATAAATAacatttatatgtaattatctTATATACGCAAAAgccataaaattttaatatattcaaCTTTTAGCAGTATTGCCATCATTAcatttacaattatatatatatatatatatatatatatatatatatatatatatgtatatatatatatatatatatatatatatatatatatatatatatatatatatatatatatatatatatatatatatatatatatataatattgataTAATTTCCAAACACCAAAACCTTCAATATAGTGTTAGACATCAAGATATATTTAAAGTATTGAtcgaaaataaaattaatttttacaattaaattgaaaatttgaagttGTAAAATCATGTATATTATGTGCGCATATGGAGTATATATTTTAGGCTTATTAACTAGaaatataagaattattatTCTTCAAATTTGAAAGGTTATTCTGAAGAGATGTATACATGCACCATCTGTCCCAATTCCCAATTAGaataaatcaaaaagaaaaatagtacTTCATCTGTTCTGAAATAATCGTTGCATAAGGATATTTGGCATTATTTATCACAGaagtttaatttatatattgcggctaacgtataagaaaaaatatagtcaagtggggtCTTGTTTAAAtagtctaatcgcatactttcataatattaagtttttataatttttttaaatgtgtgtaatttataatataaataatcaaaataacacaataaattgcgtaaaaagtcaaatgtagcaagtatagtgaaacggaggaagtaatttTATGAAATGTATGGAACATTGTaaaaatatgttgatatattaaataaaaagaaaataaattacgtGGAAGATATTGAGTGAGGATTTAAATGTGTAGTCAAGTTTAAAAATGATGGTAGAGTCcatttctaaataaaaatatcttttaaaatgaattagaTTATTCAAAATGATTAATGCAAAATTAAGTAAGACAAGAGGAGTAGTATTTAAAATAACATTGGTAAGACCAACGTTTTTCagaaagttaaaatttttattgtaactgttttagtttaaatgaaaaaaaatttacacacatacatatacatataaaacaACATTTTCTTAAGATATGTCACCACCACCTCAATCTTGATTTGTTCGCTCAATCCAAATATGGTTGGAAAAATCAGgaataatacattttttttgttttttcacagTAATATCAATCTtaactatatataatatcaacTTCGGAGATTTTTCCTTAGAATATTCCTAATATGTTAAAAAATCAAtctataggagattatatgacaaaaaaaaatagtaaatttgttaataaactaaagttagtattattataggaaaaaaaaCCTAAGTGGCTAAATTAgtgttatttatagttaattaaaagttgatattttattagggttatttttttaatatgtactTTTGTATTTCCAATTATGGACAAACATAAATGGAGaaaaactttatttaaatactttgtagcatatgagtatgtttTCCCCTACAATTCTTGTATATAAGCATGCTCACGCCTATTTaagaaattgttacaattttcATCTTAAGTTTCGTATCTTTTATTTTgctataatttttaagaaatagtttttattatttttctttccatTCTTATATTTCAACTCATCAACGTAATTTAAATGATCTCACCATATTATAAT
The sequence above is drawn from the Amaranthus tricolor cultivar Red isolate AtriRed21 chromosome 5, ASM2621246v1, whole genome shotgun sequence genome and encodes:
- the LOC130813167 gene encoding miraculin-like is translated as MAPLFFQLSTITLFFFLLSNTIAIDDSLVLDVDGNPLVAGSPYYVRTMISKLGMSGGLVVESKPNQPECPQYAGYLSVGWYQESPIMFYPTNPSHKYVHANSNFIIVFNSTSSVCPQGSWKIEPDVDSDKMFISTGGDIGNPTSDSLFTFETVKLGYAPDLYILKHCPSNEIGCKVIESIDFTDDYYLGWLGLVPSYEHTFIGFAYSFHKA